One window of Tachysurus vachellii isolate PV-2020 chromosome 21, HZAU_Pvac_v1, whole genome shotgun sequence genomic DNA carries:
- the mapk15 gene encoding mitogen-activated protein kinase 15, with amino-acid sequence MNLTEVEEHITVKYDIKRRLGKGAYGIVWKAVDRKTGETVAVKKIFDAFRNRTDAQRTFREIMFLQEFGDHPNIIRLLNVIRAQNDKDIYLVFEYMDTDLHAVIKKGSLLKDIHKRYIMYQLLKATKYLHSGNVIHRDQKPSNILLDADCFVKLCDFGLARSLSQIQEDAVNPALTEYVATRWYRAPEILLGSTRYTKGVDMWSVGCILGEMLLGKALFPGTSTLNQIERIMSIIPHPMPEDIVAIRSEYGASVIQKMLLRPQMPLGDLMQPSVPPDALDLLQRLLVFNPDKRLTAEDALQHSYVAKFHNPSREPSLDYEVILPVDDDVQLSVTQYRNKVYEMILEKRASRQMARKAPLKQKAEEKPGEEVGENEQEGANARDKECKKAERMLGQGDREKKLLQHNKDQTEARSVTAKPVSIQDQTRPAVGKSSPAANVCMNKTSYNPITHVSYDVIRPSSNPSVTAQQQHNRFGRKVVQQTQKNDSSSILPVQASNKGVEQSQQRGHSAPMGGTRPFSLTLLQPQNNSLFLKEEPGLTSGLCVTSARLNERYPTQTRTTKSPLRFSKKVFQNNPNVSTAGDHQAKLGSYS; translated from the exons ATGAACCTGACTGAAGTAGAAGAGCACATCACAGTGAAGTATGATATCAAGAGGAGACTCGGGAAAGGG GCGTATGGAATCGTATGGAAAGCAGTGGACAGGAAGACTGGAGAGACAGTggctgtgaaaaaaatatttgatgcTTTTAGAAATAGAACTGATGCTCAG aGAACATTCCGAGAAATCATGTTTCTTCAG GAGTTTGGTGATCATCCCAACATCATCCGGTTGCTCAACGTCATTCGAGCCCAGAACGATAAAGATATTTACTTGGTGTTTGAGTACATGG ATACTGACCTGCATGCTGTTATTAAGAAAGGCAGCCTTTTGAAGGACATTCATAAACGCTATATCATGTACCAGCTTCTCAAAGCCACCAAATACTTACACTCAGGGAACGTTATCCACAGGGATCAAAAG CCCTCAAATATACTACTAGATGCTGACTGCTTTGTCAAGCTGTGTGATTTTGGCTTGGCGCGCTCCCTCTCCCAGATCCAAGAGGATGCTGTGAATCCTGCCTTAACAGAATATGTGGCAACACGGTGGTACCGTGCTCCTGAAATTCTTCTTGGCTCCACTAG GTACACAAAAGGGGTGGACATGTGGAGCGTGGGCTGCATTCTGGGCGAGATGTTGCTGGGCAAAGCTCTTTTTCCTGGAACCTCGACATTGAATCAGATAGAGAGAATAATGAGTATTATTCCACATCCCATGCCGGAAG ACATTGTGGCCATCAGGTCAGAGTATGGAGCATCTGTAATTCAGAAAATGCTGCTTAG GCCACAGATGCCATTAGGAGATTTAATGCAGCCTTCAGTGCCACCTGATGCTCTTGATCTGCTACAGCGCCTGCTTGTCTTTAATCCTGATAAACGATTAACTGCAGAGGATGCTCTCCAGCACTCTTATGTGGCCAA GTTTCATAACCCATCCAGGGAACCAAGTCTGGACTATGAAGTTATTCTCCCTGTAGATGATGATGTACAGCTGTCTGTGACTCAATACAGAAACAAAGTCTATGAG ATGATTCTGGAGAAACGGGCCTCTCGCCAAATGGCAAGAAAAGCTCCTCTGAAGCAGAAAGCTGAGGAAAAGCCTGGGGAAGAGGTTGGGGAAAATGAACAGGAAGGCGCAAATGCAAGAGATAAAGAGTGTAAGAAGGCTGAGAGAATGTTGGGTCAAGGGGATAGAGAAAAGAAATTGTTGCAACACAACAAAGACCAAACTGAAGCAAGATCAGTCACTGCCAAACCTGTCTCCATTCAAGATCAAACACGTCCTGCTGTCGGGAAAAGCAGTCCAGCTGCAAACGTGTGCATGAACAAGACATCTTACAACCCGATCACACATGTGTCCT ATGATGTGATCAGGCCATCCAGTAATCCTTCAGTGACTGCTCAGCAACAACATAACCGATTTGGCAGAAAGGTGGTGCAGCAGACTCAGAAAAATGACAGCAGTAGCATCTTGCCTGTACAGGCATCTAACAAG GGTGTAGAGCAGAGTCAGCAGCGTGGTCATTCAGCCCCTATGGGAGGCACCCGCCCCTTCTCCCTCACTCTGTTACAGCCACAGAATAACTCTCTGTTTCTTAAGGAAGAACCCGGCCTGACATCAGGCCTGTGTGTCACCTCTGCACGGCTG AACGAGCGCTACCCCACTCAGACTCGGACTACAAAATCTCCACTCAGGTTTAGCAAAAAGGTCTTCCAAAACAACCCAAATGTTTCTACTGCAGGAGATCATCAAGCCAAACTGGGCAGCTACTCTTAG